A region from the Bradyrhizobium erythrophlei genome encodes:
- a CDS encoding IS110 family transposase yields MLHDHPSVGPTAIRTQFGAIFVSLELSRSKWVLTSLSPGNGEKMSQYSLAAGDVGGLLARFADLKRKAKERTGSDYPIMTIHEAGLDGFWVHRVLQDEGIESHVVDAASIATSRRRRRAKTDKIDGEALLRALLAFKRGEPRVCAMVVAPSPEEEDRRRLCRERQTLLDERIVHTNRIKGLLFAQGISDYAPLRRDRRKRLEGLRTGDGRPLPVHLKTQISRELDRLELLIDQIRSVEAEQEAVLAAESKAAPEAGSGPEKAVSEAEPRNAVAMLLTVKGIGDHSAAILWSEGLSRQFSNRRQVAAYAGLAATPWRSGAVMHEQGLSKAGNPRLRTLMVQLAWLWLRHQPESALARWFNARGERGRKGSIVALARKLLIALWKYVTQGVVIEGAAMKAAT; encoded by the coding sequence ATGTTGCACGATCATCCTTCCGTTGGACCGACCGCTATCCGCACACAGTTTGGCGCAATTTTCGTTTCGTTGGAACTCAGTCGTTCGAAGTGGGTGCTGACGTCGCTGTCGCCCGGCAACGGGGAGAAGATGTCGCAATATAGCCTGGCGGCGGGCGACGTCGGCGGATTGTTGGCACGGTTTGCGGACCTTAAACGCAAGGCAAAAGAACGCACGGGATCGGATTATCCGATCATGACCATTCATGAGGCCGGCCTTGACGGGTTTTGGGTGCACCGGGTTCTGCAGGATGAAGGGATCGAGAGCCACGTGGTCGATGCGGCTTCGATCGCGACGTCGCGCCGGCGCCGACGGGCCAAGACGGACAAGATCGACGGCGAGGCACTGTTGCGAGCACTGTTGGCCTTCAAGCGCGGCGAGCCGCGGGTGTGCGCCATGGTGGTTGCGCCTTCGCCTGAAGAAGAGGATCGTCGCAGGCTTTGCCGCGAGCGCCAGACGTTGCTCGACGAGAGGATCGTGCACACCAACCGGATCAAGGGGCTTCTGTTCGCGCAAGGAATATCCGACTACGCGCCGCTGCGGCGCGACCGGCGGAAGCGGCTTGAGGGCTTGCGCACTGGAGACGGACGGCCCCTGCCGGTGCATCTGAAGACCCAGATCAGCCGGGAACTTGACCGGCTCGAACTGCTGATCGACCAGATCCGCTCCGTCGAGGCCGAGCAGGAGGCCGTGCTGGCCGCGGAAAGCAAGGCGGCGCCCGAGGCGGGTTCCGGTCCCGAGAAGGCGGTGTCCGAGGCAGAGCCGCGCAACGCGGTGGCGATGTTGCTGACCGTGAAGGGGATCGGCGATCACTCCGCCGCTATTCTCTGGTCGGAAGGACTGTCTCGACAGTTCTCCAATCGCCGCCAGGTCGCAGCCTATGCAGGTCTGGCGGCGACGCCCTGGCGAAGCGGCGCGGTTATGCACGAGCAGGGCTTGTCGAAAGCCGGCAATCCGCGACTGCGTACCTTGATGGTCCAGCTCGCCTGGCTTTGGCTGCGCCATCAGCCAGAATCGGCGCTGGCCCGCTGGTTCAACGCGCGCGGCGAGCGAGGCCGCAAGGGCTCCATCGTTGCACTGGCGCGCAAGCTGCTCATCGCTTTGTGGAAGTACGTCACACAGGGCGTCGTCATCGAGGGAGCTGCGATGAAGGCCGCCACCTAG
- a CDS encoding 2OG-Fe(II) oxygenase has translation MKSAAKNILESAPPSDIAARVDAIDWGQATRELDAQGCAVLKGLLSPGECRALAALYPDDSHFRSRIVMGRHGFGRGEYKYFAYPLPPVIAELRPSLYARLRDVANRWNEAMGIDIRYPETHDAFLKRCHAAGQARPTPLLLQYEAGDYNCLHQDLYGEHVFPLQVAILLSEPGRDFTGGEFVLTEQRPRMQSRPEVVPLAQGDAAAFAVHHRPVQGTRGTYRVNLRHGVSRIRSGHRHTVGVIFHDAK, from the coding sequence ATGAAATCAGCCGCCAAGAACATCCTCGAATCCGCACCCCCATCCGACATCGCCGCGCGTGTCGACGCCATCGACTGGGGGCAGGCGACACGCGAGCTCGATGCGCAGGGCTGCGCCGTGCTGAAGGGATTGCTCTCCCCGGGTGAGTGCCGCGCGCTCGCGGCGCTCTATCCGGACGACAGCCACTTCCGCAGCCGGATCGTGATGGGCCGCCACGGCTTCGGGCGCGGCGAGTACAAATATTTTGCCTATCCGCTTCCGCCTGTCATCGCCGAGTTGCGGCCGTCGCTTTATGCGCGGCTGCGTGACGTGGCCAATCGCTGGAATGAGGCGATGGGCATCGACATCCGCTATCCGGAAACTCACGACGCGTTCCTGAAGCGATGTCATGCCGCCGGCCAGGCACGGCCGACACCGTTGCTGCTGCAATATGAAGCCGGCGATTACAACTGCCTGCATCAGGATCTCTATGGCGAGCACGTGTTTCCGCTGCAGGTCGCGATCCTGTTGTCGGAACCGGGCCGCGATTTCACCGGCGGCGAATTCGTGCTGACCGAACAGCGGCCGCGCATGCAGTCGCGGCCCGAAGTGGTTCCGCTCGCGCAGGGCGATGCCGCGGCGTTTGCTGTGCATCACCGGCCGGTGCAGGGGACGCGCGGGACCTATCGGGTTAATCTGCGCCACGGCGTCAGCCGGATCCGTTCTGGCCACCGCCACACCGTTGGCGTGATTTTTCACGATGCGAAGTGA
- the alkB gene encoding DNA oxidative demethylase AlkB gives MTADLFEGVAAVLPSREVMAEGAVLLRGFARPSESELIAALRDIEGWAPFRHMVTPGGHSMSVAMTNCGGLGWVTDRGGYRYDANDPETAKPWPAMPAAFRQLAVQAAAQGGFPGFSPDACLINRYEPGARMSLHQDKDEDDFTAPIVSMSLGLPAIFLFGGLKRADKPRRFRLEHGDVVVWGGPTRLVFHGVAPLADGKHALLGRQRINLTFRKAR, from the coding sequence TTGACTGCCGATCTCTTTGAAGGCGTTGCCGCTGTCCTGCCGTCGCGAGAGGTGATGGCGGAGGGCGCCGTATTGCTGCGCGGTTTCGCAAGACCGTCCGAAAGCGAACTGATCGCGGCGTTGCGCGATATCGAAGGGTGGGCGCCGTTCCGCCACATGGTGACGCCGGGCGGTCATTCGATGTCGGTGGCGATGACCAATTGCGGCGGCCTCGGCTGGGTTACCGATCGCGGCGGCTATCGCTACGACGCCAACGATCCCGAAACCGCAAAACCGTGGCCGGCAATGCCGGCGGCGTTCCGTCAGCTGGCAGTGCAGGCGGCGGCACAGGGGGGATTTCCCGGCTTCTCGCCGGATGCGTGCCTGATCAATCGCTACGAGCCGGGCGCGCGCATGTCGCTGCATCAGGACAAGGACGAGGATGATTTCACAGCGCCGATCGTCTCGATGTCGCTGGGTCTGCCCGCGATTTTCCTGTTTGGCGGATTGAAACGCGCTGACAAGCCGCGGCGGTTTCGCCTGGAGCACGGCGATGTCGTGGTATGGGGCGGACCCACACGGCTCGTGTTCCACGGCGTTGCGCCGCTCGCCGACGGCAAACACGCCCTGCTGGGGCGGCAGCGCATCAATCTGACATTCCGCAAGGCGCGCTAA
- a CDS encoding NUDIX domain-containing protein has product MATVSAGILMYRRGEAGLDVLLVHPGGPFWRYRDLGAWSIPKGELDNGEDPEEAARREFAEELGIAATGRLRPLGQVRQRGGKIVLAYALEGTLDAGAMRSNEISIEWPPRSGRIIQIPEIDRAEWFPLTLAREKILLSQQPFLDRLEEL; this is encoded by the coding sequence ATGGCAACCGTGAGCGCCGGCATCCTGATGTACCGTCGCGGCGAGGCCGGCCTTGATGTCCTCCTCGTCCATCCAGGCGGACCTTTTTGGCGATACCGCGATCTTGGCGCCTGGTCCATCCCAAAGGGTGAATTGGACAACGGCGAAGATCCGGAAGAAGCGGCCCGCCGCGAGTTCGCCGAGGAACTCGGGATCGCCGCGACCGGTCGGCTGCGGCCGCTCGGCCAGGTACGCCAGCGCGGCGGCAAGATCGTTCTGGCCTATGCGCTGGAGGGCACGCTGGATGCGGGCGCCATGCGCAGCAACGAAATATCAATCGAGTGGCCGCCGCGAAGCGGCCGTATCATCCAGATTCCCGAAATCGACCGGGCCGAGTGGTTCCCGCTGACGCTGGCGCGGGAGAAGATTCTCTTGAGCCAGCAGCCGTTTCTCGATCGTCTCGAGGAGCTCTGA